The DNA segment TGCCGTTGATTTGAAGGGAAAGTCCAGATGGACGAAATCCAGCGGTAGTGCGGTCCGCTGCACGCTCTCGTCACCAGAGACGTATGTGCTCGTCTCAGGAACTCAGGCCCAGCGGTCCGTGTCACCAGTCGTAACTTATCCGGCGATGGAGGCGGCGATCTGAGGATCCGTGCGCTGATTGAAACGAAGGGAGCGAAAAACTCGCTCCTTTTTTCGCCTTCTTCGATCCATCTCGATCGTCTCGTCAAGACCCTACACCTCCAAAGGCAAGAACTTCACGGACAGCGTCTCCGTTTCACTCGATCCGACCCCAAATTGTTTGATCCGCGGTGGGTACAATTTGTTGATGGTTTCTTTCCTGTCAATTTGCGTTTTGGGGTTCTCTGAATTTATGCTCGGATCTTCTCCTATTGCTTTGCTGATTAGGTATGGTAcgtcttttcttttgttctttccaTCTTCTTGTGGATTTTCGATTTACGTGTCGCAATCAAGTTCGTATTTTTTGCCGACTCGGGATAATTGGGGAAAGCTTTATCTTTTACGAAGTTCTTTTGCAGAGTATTTCGATGTCGCTCATCGGTTGTACGATTTCCTCTTTGGTTGGGTCTGTTCGTTCTCCTTATTCCATTGAGAAAAGATGAAAGAATAGGCGAAAGAATGCTTTCTTTTGCTATTTCATCTTTTGTTTATTATCGTTCTTGTGAGAGGACTTTGGATTGTCTTTTATGATGTATTGTTTTTGGGGAATTAGGGTTTTACTGTATGGCTGACGTATAGCATGAACACGCTTGGACCATCGAGGAAAGGTACAAGGAGGCACGCGAGGGAAGGTGTCAGTCGTAAGATGGTTCTGAATTTGGACCTCAACTCTCCTCCGGTGGAGTGCCAACTTCCTGAGGGGACTTCCGGTTGTAGACATCCACGGATTTCTCGAGGAACATCTATTTTCGTTGATCCTCAGTCGGGTAATCCGACCGGACGGCAGCAAGGGTCTTCTGCGCCATCAAACGATTGTTTAAATGGTGGTTTGATTGATGTAGAGCTGATAGAGGATGAGGTCGTGATTCTCTCTTCCCCGAGAGGTCTTCCCCTGGTACTTGCTAGTTCTTGGCTTCTAATATACTTGTCTTTGGAGGGGGCTATATGTCGTATGAAATTATGTTAGCTTCTTAACTGTCGTATGATCTTTTCTACTGTATTTGAATACCTCATTAGCCTATAACACTTATCTGCATTTTTGACCATGATAGAATTTTTATGCTCGATTTTAATTCCTGAATAGGCCGAGACATTAGCTTGTTTTTAGCATATATGGACATTAATTAAATATTTGAAGTTATGTATTTAAAATATTGTAGTACCTTGAATTCCTAGGTGGGCCAGAACACTTTTTGTCACATATTTGAACATCGATATAGCCTTTGAAAGTTTTGCACCATGAGTcatgtttcttgaattttaggTAGGTGCAACACTTAATTTTAGCGGATTTGAAGACTGATCTTTATTCAAGTTTGTTCTTATTGGATTAGAGGAGGAACCACTCCAGAAGAGACCACCCTGTGACAGTGGTCCTAGATGAAGATCCAGAGACAAATTTGAGACGATCAGGTTAGTGTATGCCAGTATTGGTATTAAATGGAAACTCTGAGACCAAAGTGCTTGTAGAAATTTCTTTTTAATATGAGAATCTGCAAATTAATACTTTAGATAGTCATTTATTCTCGTAGATGAGATTTTTCCTTTTTGGCTTTTATATATTTATCGTTCTCTAGCAATCCTGAATCTCAAATCCTCATCGCACATCTAAGAAGATATTTTTTGCTTGATATTGTGAATTGAAGTTCGTACATTCTTCTTTTGTTTCATTTGCAATTAAAcatgaacttcattagtgggtacaTTGGCTTCATTTGACAATTGCAGTAGATGCTATATATGTTTATTgtgtaaaaaattaaaagaaaatgatATTTACACTCAAGGATTGATATACCTTATCTATAAAGTTATAAACTACGGATGGGATAAATGAAGTTGAAGTGTTTTCTATGCACAGGGATGGTAATTTTACTggctaatccttttttttttctttgtcaagAGACCAGTGATATATGACAAAGCCATCTTATTTTTCTTACCATCCTGAGGTGTTTGATCAGTAAGAGTCTGGCTTATTCAAccataaaatttttagaaagaagtgCGCCAATGCCTCACACATCTTTCAAGGGTTCCTTCTTGATATATGTTGTGATATGTAACCATAGACTTACATGGATATCTTAACACTAGATGTTGTCCTTTGAATTATAACATATACAAATTGAAAAACTATAAAGTAGAGATCCAACTTAATCCATCATAGCCTAGTTCAATTTTACTGGGATCACAGTTGTGGTCCTGGATGACTCATTGATCTGAACAGTCCAATTCAACCTGGTTCATATTCATGGATAAGGCTGTGGATGATCTAATCTGGTCTGATTTATAGAGATTCACATTCCAACTAAGAATTTATGTTTGAAAAATTTTCAAACATAagctcactattttttttttaatgaaatccaTACAAAACCAAATTgaaatgttatggtttggtttgtaCTCTTAATTCATATGGCTCAATATAAAAATAACCTTTAGTATCCATGGTAAGATGTTTTCAATCTCATTCTTGTAAACTGGTAGAGATGAGAATGGTATGGATGGCAAAGACAAACAAGGGACTCACTTATGATAATAGGTGGAGTTTGGGCTAAAATATAATATGAGTTGATAATATAGATAACTTTCTTTAAATTGTTTGTCTTAAAAGCCAAGCCGAGCTTAATGACATAGTTGGTTTGATGGTTTAGAGAAAATAATGAAAGCTGCTACATGTATATAAAATGCTAGGGAGCTGAAGCCTTAATAATTTGTTCCTTTTTTGAGCTGTTGTGCATGTTTAATCTTTCGTCCTATTctctgtgctctctctctctctctttctctagatTTGGTGTCTTGACAGGGATCATCTTGTCCTATGTAGAGAGGATGGATGTTATGAGGTATTTTATGATGGATAACAATGGTCCATTGCACTGCACTGGCATGAAGCGAACTGGTAGTGATAATGGCACCGACCTCTATTTATAACCATGAGGACTTTTCAAAATGGGATCCTAGTTATTTATGGTTTATAAGATAGACACCAATTCTGGCATTGGCTGCAAGCTCTGGGTTGTGTTGGTCCAATTTGATTGGATCAGATTATTCTTGAAATTGGAAAGTTATTTCAAAGTGAAAAAGATAAGATTTAAGatctatattaaaaatttataaactaAGAAATTATGAAAGGTAAGAAAACTATGAAATTGGAGCTCTAGCAACATAGTCAACGTGACATTAAAAGATGTGGAGTTGTTTATAGGAAATATCGATACATGATTTAGATTGGaatttaatattaatttgttATTACAAGTAAAATCAAATAGGGTGGTAAATGGTGGTTAAGAAATGTGCTATTGTGCATTCTGTTTCTTTGTTAGTCTGACATTTTGAGTCATTATGATAGGCGAACAAGTGGTCAGATCATCTTTGAACACCAGCAACAAACGGTATAAAAGTTCGACAAGCACGGCAGTTACTAGTTATGATCTTTATCTTGGTTTGGAAGAGGACTACAATTCCAAGGTAAATATGTTTGGTTGTCTTTTTTTTTGTGTAATGCAGTATTTTACTTTGTTTGATCTTCTGTTTagctataaataatattatttgaatTGTAAATGATTCTATGTTTTCATGTGTTATCTAAATGACATTCTAGGGGGGTGCTTGATTATCTTTCGGAGGGTTACTAAAGCAACTGGCTGAACTGTATTTATGAATGAGCTTAACTATCTAAAACAGTTTTGAGTTGTTGATCTACCAGTAGTCATTATTTTCAAACTCagcttttttttttggttgttaCAATGGCTATGGATCATTAGATTTATTGTATCTGGTTTAGTGATATGTATTGCTGTGCTTAGCACTTCAGCTTAGCAGGTGTCACATTTGCTTTCTCTTCCTCATTTACTTGGATTCTGAGAACCAGAGAAAGAATGAACAAATGGCCACAACCTATGAATTTGCCAAATAAGAGTTGGTGCTTTAATCATACAGCCACAAGATTGGTTGGTGAACTGCCGTCATAGGTCTTCCAACTCAACCTCTAAATGGCTGTGTTGAATGGCAATTCTATCTTTTGATTAACTAACTATATGAACATAAAGAACTAATTGCATTCAAACTAAAATTAGATACATATCAAACTATCTCAGAGCTGGCAAACTCGAAACGTAATAGGACTGTTGGTTTTTTAACTTTTTGCTTATAGTTATTGTTTCTTTATCATTTGTAACTGTTCCAATATTCTTTCTGGCAAGTGCATTTGTTGTCAAGTCTGCTCACTATATGAACTTTCCTCGTACCTAGATTTGGTCAATGTCTGTCATCTTGTTGAGGGTTAGTATGTGGGCTGGAGTTGAATCTGCAAGTGCAGTCCCATCTGTTTTCTCAAGTATAGAACTTTATAAATGTAGATTTTTGCAAGATGCTTTGTCCGGCTACTGTTTTCCTTTGGATCATTTGCAAAGCACTGCTGCTTTCTAGATCTTCCCTGTGGGAAGATGGTCAAATAGAATTGTTTGACTTCAGGATCTTTGTCATGTCTTGTGAGGTAAACAATTTAATATGTGGATTTGATGCAAGAGCATAGTCTTCATTTTAATATTTCTATGACAAGTAGATTGGACTCTTTTCACCTTTTCAGGTAATCACAAGTATGAATAGGAATTTAACTACTATGATCAGTATACTGAATATGAATAGGAATTGGACTACTAGATCAGTATActgaaactcttttttttttgtcgatTCAGTTGCCTATCAGATACATTGGCTGTTTAATCATTACTTTTTAAGTTGTCCATCTTCACAACCATGAAAATCTTATTGCTCCCTCTACCGTCTTATTCTTTTGTTTTCTAGTACACACTTCTGCTACCATTCTCGTTAAATTTTAAACTCGATTTCGACTTGTAAATTGCAGAGGAAGAATATGATGAAGTCTAAACTAGAGCCTGCGGAGGTAATTAGGAAGGAACCTGCCTTCACCTGCCCTGTCTGCATGGATGCATTGGTGGAGGCAGCATCAACCATCTGTGGCCATATTTTCTGTCTAAAGTGCATAAAGGCCTCCATTCAGGCACAGAAGAAATGCCCAACCTGTAGAAGGAAACTCACTAAGAACAATTTTCATCGTGTTTATCTTCCATTTTCCGATTGACACGACACCGATTAGGTCCTTTATGTTCTTCATGATTTTACCAGTGATTCTTCCAGGTCCAAGAATGTTTTTCAATGTAGTTCAGGAACAATGTGATGAAATATGTGTTCAGGAACTACGTAAAAAATATCCATCTCATTACAAGGATGATGTGCTCTTTGTAGTGCTTGCTAAGAAGATGAAGTCTACATAGATATAGATTTTATACCCATTTTTTAAGgtcaaatattatttaattttttgctTGGAATGACACTAGTGAATATAGTGAACTGGCAGTAAACATAATTTGCTAGAGTAACAATTCAGATTCCCATTTCTTGTTCTTCAGGATGGATGAATTAAGAAATATTGTATTGCCTAAGAAGAACATCCCAGGAAATCTTGGTGATTTTTGTATTTTTAGTGAATCACCCAAATTTTGGGGGCCCTATCTGAAGGATCATTATGACAATTTTTTACTCATTTTGTTTAATCatggaaaataatcatgaaattaATAGAAATCTGGTGTGTATCCAACAGTAATTTAAATATGAAGATCTTACAAGAAATTATTGGTGAATCACCCAGACTTTGGGACACACATGATAAGAGAAGTTATGTCTCTTGTACTTCTAATATGCCATCTGATCTTTAAATGACTGGACTTAGTAAGAATGTCAAGTTGTCAGTTCTGATCTCAGAAGCAGTCCTTTTGGTTGCTTGCAAAAATTCAGTACCGTCATATCAGTGAGAAGTTCCACCAAAGGATCATCCTGGGGAACTGGAATTGGATATGTATACTTTATAGGACTGTTATAATTTGGTAGGCATTACCTTCAGGAATATCCCCATTGAGAAGTTCCACCAAGTGTTCTGTAGGAATTACCTTGGGACAGTGACAAGGATCTTCCTTGGAAATTGATACATAATGTAATTACCTCTCACACATTATTTTGATGGGGACTAGAGATTCTAATAATTTATGTTCAATGAGTAGTGTTAGATTCAAAAAGTAGAGGATTCATAATCTGATCTAGTAAAATTTTGATGTCTTTAATCTCAATCTTTACCACTTGTttttccaaaaacaaaaaaaaagggaaaaagcttGTGAAAAATGCACATTGAAAGGCAAGCTCAGAAGGCTCAAATCCTTTAATTAGCTAAAAACACAAATCAAACAATTGAATTGCTCAAGATAATGTCAGCTCAAATCAAACACAGGCAAAGATTCTTTGATAGTAGTTAGCAAGCTTACAGAAAGCAGAAGCCAAAGTTGCTGTGCAATTTGAACCTCCTAAATGCATCCACCATAAGGGAAGAAAACAGAAGGAGAGATATGTGACCACACAACCTATTTATCAGTAAACTTGTCGAACCCTCATCTTCAAAGATTCATTCTATCTGTCAAAGAGCAAGAACAGTTTGCAGTTTCTTCATAAACTAAATTAATTTCGCATACCATAATCCATTACCTTTCTGTTGTAGCCTACAGATCCAACTGGAACTACCAAATACAAAAGTTCTCAGCCCAAAAAATTAGATTCTGGATACAAATTCCCTCAGTCTTAACAAACTGAATAATTTATTGGTCTCCAAGCATACATTGGTTGCTACACCCAAATCTTACATGGCTCATTAAGAAAAGGAATCAAGATCGCTTGCTTGACAGTCCAATGTCCTCTCGGTAGAGCAATAATAAGTATGTCCAAAGCTAACGCAATATCAATGATGAAATTTACCAGGTAAACATGCAACATAATTAAAATAACTTAACCAACCAGTTCTCTTATCTGCTAGCAAAAACTGGTGTACATGAACCAAAACCTTAACGAATCAGTTTCCTCCACTCTGTCCGGCCTCGATTTATTTCAAGACCGGTGCCAGACGATTTCAAGAAATGCAAGAACTGCTGGAGCTCCTGATCATGTGGCTTTGTGGTGGCAATCCCATTTGTGCTACCATTTTCCGCAAATTCTGAACTGGTAAGTGAATCCACTGCATCGTCATGTTGGCATTCTCGCCTATAATCTAGAGTGATTGTCTGCAGCTCATGGGTGTCAATAATTTCTTGAGGCATGCTCTGTAAAAGGATAAATATAGGATCAGCTGATGAAAAAATTCACAAAATAACATTAACAAAGTGGAGAAAACTGAATAAAAATTGCTGGTACCCTAGAGTGTGTACTgtaaatataacattatgcatagacATAGTTGCATTAGATAAGAAGCACATACTTCAAGGACCCATCCAATGTAAGTCACATTGTTTACATGTTGGTTCATGTCCAAATCAGCTCTTCTTGGCTGCGTTTTTCAAATGGAGAATGATTAGAGTAACAGCTCAAAAGAAAAGCAGGCATATTCTGTTAGCACAGGATTACGAACATGAGTTCAATTAACCAAATAAAAAGCATACCACAAGTCCTAATCTTGAATATTGAGCAGGATCTGCAAGCTTGGGAATTTTCTTCAGGCTGCCATTGTTTTCTTCTGGAAATGATAATCTACATGTCATAAGACAAAAGTTTTAGAAATATAACTTGCAGTTCTAAAGAGCATATACTGGGGGAAACAGCACTGCGTTTTAGGCTAAGTGCAATCACTGATGTCTTATATAACTTCATAATCCATCTTATTTCCTCCCTTTTCAAAAAATAAGATTTGATGCAATTCCATGGATTTGGCATCATCCCTCAAGAAGTTTCAATTCAAGTAAACAAATTAAAAAGAATTTCCAATATATGCTTACCTAGGAGTTCTTGGACAAAACACAAGATATTCTTCCCTGACTTCATCACTTACTCGTTGAAGCTTCCGTGTGTCTTGGTTCATCATTACCCACTTGCTGAAGCAAAGATGCATAACCAAAAGTGAGAAGCAATACACTTATTATCATCACCTACAAACATAGAGAGAACGATAGCAATACTATAAAAGTATAAATAACATAGCTATTTATGCCCAGCAGTAACTCTCTCTCCCCTCCCcacccaccccacccccccccccccccccgcctcttGCTACCTCAGCAAAATGAATACACTTCTTTTCCTCACTTGTCCACTCAATGCTTCCAAACTTTGTAATCCCTTTAGCTCCTCTTTGACTATATATCTTGATGTGCATCTCCATCCCTCCTCAAACAAAAAAGACACTCCTTGGGAACCATCTTTTCATGCCCTACTCAAAATCATTTAATAGCTTGTAGGATAGAACTATATCAGTTTTCACAATCAATTTTAAGAACACAGCTAATTTTTTGCTTAGGGAGAATTCTTTCTGAAAATCAAAAGGAGAAGCATAACTTGACCGAGTTTCTGTTCCTGATGGCACTAATCAACTGCTGAGATGTTGCCATCACCAGTTCTACTAAACAAACTGTGAACTATCATACAATTGCACTGAGAAACTTATGCATCTATGTACATCGGAGGCTGTAAAATTTTCAACATGCAAGAACGACTTTTTATCTTATTTAACGTTAGGTACAATCAACAAAGTACCTTGTAGCTCTTCCAATTACTTCACCGGTGGCCAAATCCTTGAGAATCCAATCACGCCTGGTTCCAATTCTTCCCTCCCCTTGGCACCATGTCTCTATCTCAACCACGTCACCCCTGGCAAGAACTATGACGTAAGCCCCAACCTCCGACTCAGAATTCAAGGAGATGAAATGCACATTCCTAATAACCCACCAAGCAGGATACTTGTATATCTCAATGTGCATGCGAGAAGTCACCCATATTAGGCGGAGCTTCCTCATGGTAGGCGTCGTAGCAAATCCATCAGTGGAGAACCCCACACTCTGTGCATGGTTGCATCCTACTTCCTGCAATCCGGTACAAATAAAGAACAATAGATTCTTGAATAGATCCAAAATTTCAGCTAAATTGGGGGGAAAACATAATAAAAAAGTAGAAGCATGAATTATGAAGAAATGGAAGATGAAAATTCTAGAAATTATGGAATACAATTGAATCAATAAAGAAATACAAGTCGTTTGCAAAGATCTGCGCAACCAAATCTAGCATCAACCAGAATGCATATCACAATCACAAGTTGCACAAACTCAAATCACTCGTACCGACTAAATGGAAATTTTAGTAAAGGTCAAACTAAATCAATTAAGATAAAAGCACAATCATAAAGctagtgaaaaaaaaaagttaaacttTACAATAAAGGCGAAATTTTTGGAGAGAAGTTTCCAAACCCCAACCTCAGTCGTACCAAATTCAGCGAGAGAAATCGACATCGTAGAAGAAGGAACACAAATCGAAGTCTCTTACTGACTCCAAAATCCGAGCGGACGAAGGAAACCGGAAGGGGGGAGGACAGCAAGGTGATTCCAGATCTAGACAGAGCTCATTTTTCTAATGTCttcgaaaaagggaaaagaagaacAAATTGCAGAAAAGGTGGGATCCGAATGAAGACCTGGAGTAGATTGGCGATCGTCTCCACGGTAGCCGTCTTGTTGATCCCCACCTCGTAGCACCGCACTACGAAGCTCTCCTTATACGACAGCCCATCCGGCACCAGACTCCCCAGGCGCAACCGCTCCGCCAGCCCCTTGCCTTCTGCCCCGCCCACCGCCCCCACCCCGGCGACTAGCCTCGACGCCGCCTCCTGCCCGGGGATCGCTCTGGAGGAGCACCGAACCGCCGCCCACCTCCTCCGGCCGCGGCATtcggccgccgccaccgccgcctcgCTGTACCTGATAAGGCCCGCCGCCGCGCAGAATCGCAGCATCTCCGCCATCCAACGGCTACCTCGTGATTCGCGTCACCTCCCTTACAGCACTCCACGAGGCGCGCCCTTTCCGTCGCCGCACATCAGCGCTTATAGATGACTCGTGGTCGATAGGACCGATGTGGAACCGATGTCGGCCGTCCGATTGTTGATGAGCGGCCTTAACGGGACTTATAATACGACGGAACGGGAAGCGATCGAAGCAGTGGTGTTACCAACCGAGGTGGCAGTCCGAGATCACAGGATGAGCACGAGAACGCGATGATCAACGGTCAGGATGAATTGATTGGAGATGGATGACATCCCGGCATCTGATTTAATGCCTGTCATAATAAGTACATTTAAAGTCACGTGATATGTTAGTGCAGCAATGATGATGATGGGATAGTAACGATGGGTCGAACATGGATAATTCTAGCCCGTTACTGCTAAACCGACAACCCGAATCCAATAACATAATGTCACTCGCCGTCCAATGACGATTCCGTCGCGGCCTAATGCTTAACCCATCTCGTATTGACTACGAGTTAAGTCGCAGACTCCATCAAATAAATGATTTCCCCAAATCATATACCTATAAAAGGGCGCAGCTCTCTCGACCATCCCTCCGTTCTGCAACTCCTCCAGGAGCAGACACCGACCGAGTCGGGCACAAGCATCGTTCAGAATGACGAGGGAAGAGGTCCTATCTTTATCCGATGTCTCTGATTCTTTCCAAGAAACAGCCCTATTTACATGTcatggttcttcttcttcttcttcttctttctatctTTTCCGGTCTAAGTTGAAAAGATTTCGATGTTCACGTTGGTCGTGTAAGCTTGCTTGGTGTGGAACTAGTGGCGAACTTGTTGAGACTCATAATGGTGAGAAAAGAATCGGTCGATTTTTTGGTGCAGTTCTTGATGCATTCTCTGCAGACTTGTGTTTCACATGGAAATCGGCTTGTTGGAGCCCTAAATTTTGTTTATAATTGAAATCAATAAGATATTTCTTATTTTCTAAAATCTTATTCAATAATTAGCTTATATATATAAATCCTCAGAAGAAAAGAGCAAAtaaggaaaagaagaaatcaaCACAAAACAAGACGGCCATTTGAGATAGAGGGGTCATTATCGACAAGTGGACCAATTGGTTAGATCATAATTTAATGCAAAgctttcttttgattttaaatttgaaaaaaaataaagtatGAGGTGCTTTCTTTTGATTCTAAATTCTGAAAGGTCCCCGGTAAATTAAATGCTGCGTCACTTCAAATTTTAGTATTTTACATATATGTCATTGCAAATTCTAACAACACCATATTTTTTCCTCGTGTTTTGGGCACTCGTTATCGAATGCATTGGTTGTTCcttctctccctctttttttctaTTGATCTGCTATTTAAATGTCTTAGTTGTTGGATGTCTTGTTTAATTGTTTCTTTGATTCTATATACGTTTAGTCTTTTCTCTAGTGTTTCTTTTgaactttctttttctcttgtgCTTTTGTTCTGCACAGAATTGCATCCGAGGAAGATGAAGCCAAACTCTATAAGCCTTTCTCATTCTTATATATGCCAGGGAATAAGTATTTGAGTTTAGGTGCTTAATAAGGGAAGTAAATATTAGATTTTAGGTGCTTTCGGCATTGAATACGAGTGTAATACCAGTTTGAGTCCTAACGCTCTTGCTTCTTCTGCTGACTGCTTTCATTCTTTGATTTGACTTGTGCTAACGAGGATAATTTGAAAGTAAGAAATGATTGTTTGACTTGCACTAATGGAGTGTAGTGGGTAGTCCGGTTATGATCTTATCTTAAATGTGCCTGGAATTCAATTGGGTAGCAACGTTCTTAAAGTTTAGTGCCTAGCTGAGTTCTTCTTGTTTAGAGGTCAGGAGTTAGCAGTTAGGTTACCACAGAGTAAGATGCCAGCAGTTGGCTACCGCTACATAAAATGTTAGCAGTTAGGTTAGGTTCCGCTGTTCTATTAGTTTTGCACTCCATTCTATTCCATAAGTGAGTTTTAGAGTAATAAGTGAGTTTGTCGGCAAAAGCCTTAGTGATTAAAGGAAGCAAAGAAGGTTGTTTGAGAATGCTTATTCAGGTCATAATATGGTTGACTTGAATTTTTCTGATGAATATAAATTCCATTTATTCAGTTTTGCTTTATTCTTTTCctagaaaattacatgtgttcatCTCCTAACAAGTCTTAACAATCTCTATTCTGATCTAAGTATTCCTTTTCTTGTATACTACTTGGTGCTGATTTCCTTAACCAGTACCAAGAAAATCTAGTCTATACAATAATTTCAATTTTCAAGGGTACAATATAAATCTTAATTGATTTATATGATATGATTAACTATGTCACCTGTTTACACATGCAAATTGTTCTACTGACGGAAGCATATAGCCTTTCTCTAACCTTAGTTGTTTTCAGGAaaaaaatgagttttatctaagagCTTATTGGCAGTCTCAGTTGGAATAAAACCAAAAGAAATGGTAATTGAACTTGTAAAGAAGGCACTTACAATATTGTTTAcatttttctttcttcattttaAAAACTCCTAGTATGAACTAATAAGTTGAAGATGACTATTTCCTCCTGGTTATGTTGTTTATTGTATCTCCTTCCTTTTCTGTAATTTCACTGTAATGCTTTTCCACTATGATGGAATTGTTGATCAATGGAGTGACTTTGAATGGAGTGACACTGCAGTACATATCTCTGCAATCAATCGAACCAAATGGTAACTCAATGCACATTCTTTTTCCACAAACCGAAATTGAGATTCTCTTCTCATGGTAAAAACCTATGTGCATGTTACAGGTGGTTTGCTAAGCATTTCTTACATCCAGATATAGTGGCTGAGTATAAACACATCTTCCTTTGGGATGAAGACATTGGAGTAGAAAATTTTCACCCTGGAAGGTTGTTTCATCATTTACATCTTTTCATGATAAAATGTTTGATATGCAAGATACGTTGCAAGACCTTAATGACCAAGTATTGATGCTCCAGTAATGAGTCAGTAACGGTCAAATTTCAACTGTTTTGTTTGGTACACAAGTTGTATCACTTGATACAACCCCCCTAGCATATACTACCTGGTACCAAGCAGTCCGCGTCTCGGTCTTCTGTCGGACTGATATGTGCTGCCCGTATCATTCCATTTCGGGTGATACATCAATCCTTGATTCAAtgtaaacatttatttttatttatttatataaattttaatatgattgaGCTACATTTGTGTCAAATGGTTCTcgtactatttatttatttatatcgcTGATACAATTATTCTCTTTGCAAGTACTATTTCCAAACCTATAGATGCCAACCGCCGGTTAATTGAGTGACTTCTAGATTCAAGTTTGGCCACCTTTAAATTACCAAAACTTGTTGTATCATATAAAGTTTAATTTGGAGAATGAAGCACCCTGGAAATAAATCTGTAGGAACTATTAATTAATCAAACAACAAATTTTTATTCACTGTTTCTTCTTATAGTCCTCGTAATGAC comes from the Musa acuminata AAA Group cultivar baxijiao chromosome BXJ2-8, Cavendish_Baxijiao_AAA, whole genome shotgun sequence genome and includes:
- the LOC135618900 gene encoding uncharacterized protein LOC135618900 is translated as MNTLGPSRKGTRRHAREGVSRKMVLNLDLNSPPVECQLPEGTSGCRHPRISRGTSIFVDPQSGNPTGRQQGSSAPSNDCLNGGLIDVELIEDEVVILSSPRGLPLRRNHSRRDHPVTVVLDEDPETNLRRSGEQVVRSSLNTSNKRYKSSTSTAVTSYDLYLGLEEDYNSKRKNMMKSKLEPAEVIRKEPAFTCPVCMDALVEAASTICGHIFCLKCIKASIQAQKKCPTCRRKLTKNNFHRVYLPFSD
- the LOC103993492 gene encoding oleoyl-acyl carrier protein thioesterase, chloroplastic, producing the protein MAEMLRFCAAAGLIRYSEAAVAAAECRGRRRWAAVRCSSRAIPGQEAASRLVAGVGAVGGAEGKGLAERLRLGSLVPDGLSYKESFVVRCYEVGINKTATVETIANLLQEVGCNHAQSVGFSTDGFATTPTMRKLRLIWVTSRMHIEIYKYPAWGDVVEIETWCQGEGRIGTRRDWILKDLATGEVIGRATSKWVMMNQDTRKLQRVSDEVREEYLVFCPRTPRLSFPEENNGSLKKIPKLADPAQYSRLGLVPRRADLDMNQHVNNVTYIGWVLESMPQEIIDTHELQTITLDYRRECQHDDAVDSLTSSEFAENGSTNGIATTKPHDQELQQFLHFLKSSGTGLEINRGRTEWRKLIR